In the Helianthus annuus cultivar XRQ/B chromosome 11, HanXRQr2.0-SUNRISE, whole genome shotgun sequence genome, one interval contains:
- the LOC110932854 gene encoding uncharacterized protein LOC110932854: MTPYELLYGRKCRTPVRWGEAGQRELAPSDLIAMTNEKIDLIRARLKAAQDRQKAYADKRRRPIEFQVGDYVLLKVSPWKGVIRFRKRGKLGPRYIGLFKILARVGRVTYRLELPSTLDGIHNTFHVSQLRKCLADETTLVPLDDIELDGGLNYVERPIAIKDVKVKNLRNKAVRQVLVHWQHRKGSELTWEMKDEMRKHYPFLFGI; this comes from the coding sequence ATGACTCCCTATGAACTATTATACGGGAGAAAATGTAGAACTCCTGTGCGTTGGGGCGAAGCTGGACAGAGAGAACTTGCGCCAAGTGATTTAATAGCAATGACGAATGAAAAGATTGATTTGATTAGAGCTCGACTGAAAGCAGCCCAGGATCGGCAAAAAGCTTATGCGGACAAGAGAAGGCGTCCTatcgagtttcaagtcggagattaTGTTCTATTGAAAGTATCACCATGGAAGGGTGTAATCCGTTTCCGCAAACGGGGTAAGTTAGGTCCTCGTTATATCGGACTGTTTAAAATCTTGGCTCGAGTTGGAAGGGTTACATATCGATTAGAATTACCGTCTACACTAGATGGGATCCACAATACCTTCCACGTATCGCAGTTGAGGAAGTGTCTTGCGGATGAAACAACATTAGTACCTCTCGATGACATCGAGTTGGACGGGGGGTTAAATTATGTCGAAAGACCAATAGCCATTAAAGACGTTAAGGTGAAGAATCTTCGCAACAAAGCCGTTAGACAAGTGTTGGTTCATTGGCAACACCGAAAGGGGTCGGAACTAACATGGGAAATGAAAGATGAAATGAGGAAGCACTACCCTTTTCTCTTCGGTATATAA